A single genomic interval of Solimonas sp. K1W22B-7 harbors:
- a CDS encoding outer membrane beta-barrel protein, translated as MSKYVGLLTAAGLACLPMMASAAAPNLTEVLGASGVTLDGYVSGGYTYGFNDGRVLGGHVFDAVTDSFDLNQAAFTLAKLPAQGAGAAINVIAGEDAKLLNAAYGDASPGDADNINVTQAYLQYATGGLTIMGGRFVTLAGAEVINDTANANISRGFLFAVAQPLVHTGVRASYKTGGTTLYGGLSNAAFTVAGSPDIDTQKTVELGAAFAPSSASSLAVTGYYSPDNGGATDTDWLLDVVYSLQASDMTQFVLNADYRTSDFGTSDDQVIWGLAAYGNFKLSDANRLSLRAEYLDVSDAAGVAGADNDVQSVTLTLGHKVVANLELLGEVRWDMSDNDIFPDGATFEDSQGDVAVKAIYKF; from the coding sequence ATGAGCAAGTACGTTGGCTTGTTGACGGCGGCGGGTCTCGCCTGCCTTCCGATGATGGCTTCCGCTGCCGCACCGAATCTCACCGAAGTTCTTGGTGCGTCGGGCGTCACGTTGGACGGCTACGTTTCCGGTGGCTACACCTATGGGTTCAACGACGGCCGGGTCCTCGGCGGTCATGTATTCGATGCTGTCACCGATTCATTCGACCTGAACCAGGCTGCATTCACGCTGGCCAAGCTGCCGGCGCAAGGCGCGGGCGCCGCCATCAACGTGATCGCCGGTGAAGATGCCAAGCTGCTCAACGCCGCCTATGGCGATGCCAGCCCCGGTGACGCAGACAACATCAATGTCACCCAGGCCTACCTGCAGTACGCCACCGGCGGCCTCACCATCATGGGTGGCCGCTTCGTCACGCTGGCCGGCGCCGAGGTGATCAACGACACCGCCAACGCCAACATCTCGCGCGGCTTCCTGTTCGCCGTCGCGCAGCCGCTGGTGCACACCGGTGTGCGCGCCAGCTACAAGACGGGCGGCACGACGCTCTACGGTGGCCTGTCGAACGCGGCATTCACCGTCGCCGGCAGCCCCGATATCGACACGCAGAAGACGGTCGAACTGGGTGCCGCTTTCGCGCCGTCGTCGGCCAGCTCGCTCGCTGTTACGGGCTACTACAGCCCGGACAACGGTGGCGCTACCGACACGGACTGGTTGCTTGACGTGGTCTACAGCCTTCAGGCGAGCGACATGACCCAGTTCGTGCTGAACGCCGACTACCGCACCAGCGATTTCGGCACCAGCGACGACCAGGTGATCTGGGGCCTGGCGGCCTACGGCAACTTCAAGCTCAGCGATGCCAACCGCCTCTCGCTGCGTGCGGAGTACCTCGACGTCTCCGACGCCGCTGGCGTGGCCGGTGCCGACAACGACGTGCAGAGCGTCACCCTGACGCTCGGCCACAAGGTCGTCGCCAACCTCGAACTGCTCGGCGAAGTGCGTTGGGACATGTCGGACAACGACATCTTCCCGGACGGCGCTACCTTCGAGGACAGCCAGGGCGACGTCGCCGTCAAGGCGATCTACAAGTTCTGA
- a CDS encoding c-type cytochrome, giving the protein MGALFLIFFICIGAAALIDKGDGHGDATGKDRLNARTAPLGTVVTDPNVLLQMQAASKVQRAAYTGDQVVAKVCGACHDAGVLGAPHDKASWSARKGASGGLDGLVKHAVDGKNNMPPRGGDPDLSDEEIKAAVEVLLKKHGV; this is encoded by the coding sequence ATGGGGGCCCTGTTCCTGATTTTCTTCATCTGCATCGGCGCCGCGGCGCTGATCGACAAGGGTGACGGCCATGGCGATGCCACCGGCAAGGATCGCCTGAATGCGCGCACCGCCCCGCTGGGCACCGTGGTGACAGACCCCAACGTGCTGCTGCAGATGCAGGCCGCCAGCAAGGTCCAGCGTGCCGCCTACACCGGCGACCAGGTGGTGGCCAAGGTCTGTGGCGCCTGCCACGATGCCGGCGTTCTCGGCGCCCCGCACGACAAGGCGTCCTGGTCGGCCCGCAAGGGCGCCAGTGGCGGCCTGGATGGCCTGGTCAAGCACGCTGTCGACGGCAAGAACAACATGCCGCCGCGCGGTGGCGATCCGGACCTGTCGGACGAGGAGATCAAGGCTGCGGTCGAGGTCCTGCTGAAGAAGCACGGCGTCTGA
- a CDS encoding DeoR/GlpR family DNA-binding transcription regulator gives MHAAERERFILQLLRQRGFISFQELDRQVEVSPATLRRDLEKLEHTGQIVRVRGGARLAGSEAEDVRDEPPRLGGAPFQQNVQRRREAKESIGRAAAGLCRHGESIIIDGGSTTLAMCPFLDGLELLVLSNSLHIIDALLPQQSTRIALPAGNVFREQNIILSPFDNDGMGRYRASRMFMGAASIGRHGVMQTDAILAQAERRLLERADELVLLVDSSKFEAPTGHVLCELSEIDVVVTDAEIRDEHKRFLEQAGIAVVVADQPIAERPSAKARGRKAGA, from the coding sequence ATGCACGCTGCTGAACGCGAACGATTCATCCTGCAACTGCTGCGCCAGCGAGGCTTCATTTCCTTTCAGGAACTTGACCGCCAGGTCGAGGTATCTCCCGCAACCTTGCGGCGTGATCTGGAAAAGCTGGAACACACCGGTCAGATCGTTCGCGTTCGCGGCGGTGCCAGGCTTGCTGGGAGCGAAGCGGAGGATGTGCGGGATGAACCGCCCAGGTTAGGCGGCGCGCCGTTCCAACAGAACGTTCAACGTCGACGTGAGGCCAAAGAGAGCATAGGACGCGCTGCCGCAGGTCTTTGTCGCCATGGTGAATCGATCATCATTGATGGCGGCTCTACGACTCTGGCGATGTGCCCGTTCCTGGACGGCCTGGAGTTGCTGGTTTTGAGCAACTCTCTCCACATCATCGATGCGCTTCTTCCCCAGCAGAGCACCAGGATCGCCTTGCCGGCAGGTAACGTATTCAGGGAACAAAACATCATTCTCTCCCCTTTCGACAACGACGGCATGGGGCGTTACCGTGCTTCTCGCATGTTCATGGGGGCTGCTTCAATCGGTCGGCACGGGGTTATGCAGACGGACGCCATTCTTGCCCAGGCCGAGCGCCGACTCTTGGAGCGGGCGGATGAACTGGTTCTGCTGGTCGACAGCAGCAAGTTCGAGGCGCCGACAGGTCACGTTCTCTGCGAGCTGTCGGAAATTGATGTTGTTGTGACCGATGCGGAAATACGCGACGAACACAAGCGCTTTCTTGAGCAGGCCGGCATAGCGGTGGTTGTGGCCGATCAGCCTATCGCTGAAAGGCCCTCTGCAAAGGCACGTGGCAGGAAAGCAGGGGCCTAG
- a CDS encoding TIM barrel protein has translation MTLISADLVQTHNDQCLPALNEDYGHLAHSLKRRGIDVDVVKKHLARFELAQPSWGVGVGGTRFARFPIAGEPTHLEEKLEDCAVVHQLCRITPRVSPHFPWDKVSDPRALRDQAESLGLGFDAVNSNTFQDAAGQKLSYRHGSLTHSNPAVRAQAVEHNVECIRLGEALGSKALTVWIGDGTNFPGQQSLSASFDRYLESAAQIYATLPSDWKMLLEHKLYEPAFYSTVISDWGSSILAAQQLGPQAQCLVDLGHHAPSVNIEQIVARLHRFGKLGGFHFNDSKYGDDDLDSGSINPHQLFLVFNELVEAALRSPDTFAPAYMIDQSHNITDPIESLLSSAEAIAGAYARALLVDRGALQQHQQTNDVMLGFQTLRRAYNVDVTPIVAMARYEQGGAIDPIGAYRQAGWRTSKAQERRVSTGGAGIV, from the coding sequence ATGACGCTCATCAGCGCCGACCTTGTTCAAACCCACAACGACCAGTGCCTGCCGGCACTCAATGAAGACTATGGACACCTGGCGCACAGCTTGAAGCGGCGTGGTATCGATGTGGATGTCGTCAAGAAGCACCTGGCGCGTTTCGAGCTTGCTCAGCCCAGTTGGGGTGTGGGCGTGGGTGGCACCAGATTCGCTCGATTCCCTATCGCGGGAGAGCCGACCCATCTTGAAGAGAAGCTTGAAGACTGCGCGGTTGTGCATCAACTGTGCAGGATTACTCCGAGGGTTTCTCCTCACTTTCCGTGGGACAAGGTCAGTGATCCGCGGGCATTGCGTGACCAGGCGGAGAGTCTCGGATTGGGGTTCGACGCGGTAAACTCCAACACCTTTCAGGACGCTGCGGGTCAGAAACTCAGTTATCGGCATGGTTCGTTGACGCATTCGAATCCCGCTGTTCGAGCGCAGGCCGTGGAGCACAACGTCGAGTGCATCCGGCTGGGTGAGGCCCTCGGGTCCAAGGCATTGACGGTATGGATCGGTGACGGCACGAATTTTCCTGGGCAGCAGTCGTTGTCGGCGTCCTTTGATCGCTATCTGGAGTCTGCCGCACAGATTTACGCAACGCTTCCGTCTGATTGGAAAATGCTGCTGGAGCACAAGCTCTACGAACCCGCCTTCTACTCCACGGTGATTTCTGACTGGGGCAGCAGCATTCTCGCCGCGCAGCAGTTGGGGCCTCAGGCGCAGTGCCTGGTTGACCTGGGCCACCATGCGCCGAGCGTGAATATTGAACAGATCGTGGCGCGCTTGCACCGCTTTGGAAAACTAGGTGGGTTCCACTTCAACGACTCCAAGTACGGTGACGACGATCTGGACTCCGGTTCCATCAACCCCCACCAGCTGTTCCTGGTCTTCAACGAACTCGTCGAGGCCGCACTGCGGTCGCCGGACACGTTTGCCCCGGCTTACATGATCGACCAGTCACACAACATCACGGACCCCATCGAGAGCCTGCTCTCCAGCGCCGAAGCCATCGCTGGAGCCTATGCCCGCGCCCTCCTCGTGGATCGCGGTGCGCTGCAGCAGCATCAGCAAACCAACGACGTCATGCTGGGCTTTCAGACGCTCCGGCGGGCCTATAATGTCGATGTCACGCCGATTGTTGCCATGGCCCGCTACGAACAGGGGGGCGCGATCGACCCTATCGGCGCCTATCGTCAAGCGGGGTGGCGGACGAGCAAGGCGCAGGAGCGTCGTGTCAGCACGGGGGGCGCAGGCATCGTCTGA